In one Cynocephalus volans isolate mCynVol1 chromosome Y, mCynVol1.pri, whole genome shotgun sequence genomic region, the following are encoded:
- the LOC134368973 gene encoding histone-lysine N-methyltransferase PRDM9-like — MSSNSSPEENPEGDAGRTGRKPTVRDASKDISIYFSKEEWAEMGELEKIHYRNVRRNDNVLINLGLRASQPAFLCHRRQTKHHVDDTEDSDEEWTPRQKVKPPRAAFRVGQSKHQKGMSRALLSNESSLKKLPGTTDFLNTSDSEKAQKRVSPPAEASTSRWHSRQKLELERKEIEVKVYSLRERKGRSYKEVDEPQDDDYLYCEKCQDFFIDSCVAHGPPTFVKDSAVDKGHPNRSALTLPPGLRIGPSGIPEAGLGVWNEASDLPLDLHFGPFEGQITEDEEAANSGYSWMITKGRNRYEYVDGKDKSRANWMRYVNCARDDEEQNLVAFQYHGQIFYRTCQVIRPGCELLVWYGDEYGQELGIKQDSKWKKELTAGREQKPEIHPCSSSPLAFSSQKFLRQHVEHNHSSQTFPGTSARELLQPGNLHPVGRNQEQQRSDPHSWNDKGEGQEVKEGSNPLYKRTKQRRISNTFSSPPKGLMGSSREGEMEEESRTAQKVRPEDTGKLFVGVGISRIAKVKCGECGRGFSNKSGLILHQRTHTGEKPYLCGECGKGFSRKPHLIRHQRTHTGEKPYLCGECGRGFSQKPHLIRHQRTHPGEKPQQ; from the exons ATGAGCTCCAACAGCTCCCCGGAGGAGAACcctgagggagatgcagggagaaCAGGGCGGAAGCCCAcggtgagag atgcttccaaagacatttccatatacttctccaaggaagaatgggcagagatgggagaactGGAGAAAATTCACTATAGGAATGTGAGAAGGAACGATAATGTGCTGATTAATTTAG GTCTCAGAGCCTCTCAACCAGCTTTCCTGTGTCACCGAAGGCAGACCAAGCACCATGTGGATGACACTGAGGATTCTGATGAAGAATGGACACCTCGGCAGAaag TCAAACCTCCTCGGGCGGCCTTCAGAGTGGGACAGAGTAAACACCAGAAG GGAATGTCCAGGGCACTGTTAAGTAATGAATCTAGTTTGAAGAAATTGCCCGGAACAACAGATTTCCTGAACACAAGTGACTCAGAGAAGGCCCAGAAACGAGTGTCCCCTCCTGCAGAAGCAAGTACCTCCAGATGGCACTCTAGACaaaaattgg aactcgagagaaaggagattgaagtgaaGGTGTACAGCCTGCGAGAAAGAAAGGGTCGGTCATACAAAGAGGTCGATGAGCCTCAGGATGATGACTACCTGT ATTGTGAGAAATGCCAGGACTTCTTCATCGACAGCTGTGTGGCTCATGGACCCCCTACATTTGTAAAGGACAGTGCAGTGGACAAGGGGCATCCCAACCGCTCAGCCCTCACTTTGCCCCCTGGGCTGAGAATTGGGCCATCGGGCATCCCTGAGGCCGGGCTTGGAGTATGGAATGAGGCATCCGATCTGCCATTGGATCTGCACTTTGGCCCCTTTGAGGGCCAGATCACAGAAGATGAAGAGGCAGCCAACAGTGGCTACTCCTGGATG atcaccaaggggagaaaccgctatgagtatgtggatggaaaggacaaatctcgggccaactggatgag GTATGTGAACTGTGCCCGGGATGATGAGGAGCAGAACCTGGTGGCCTTTCAATACCACGGGCAGATCTTCTATCGAACTTGCCAGGTCATCAGGCCGGgctgtgaactgctggtctggtacggggatgaatatggccaggagctggggatcAAGCAggacagcaagtggaagaaagagctcacagcagggagag AACAAAAGCCAGAGATCCACCCATGTTCTTCAAGccctctggccttctccagtCAGAAATTCCTCAGGCAACATGTGGAACACAATCACTCCTCTCAGACCTTCCCAGGCACATCTGCAAGAGAACTTCTCCAGCCAGGGAATCTCCATCCAGTTGGTCGGAATCAGGAGCAGCAACGTTCTGATCCACACAGCTGGAATGACAAGGGTGAAGGTCAAGAGGTCAAAGAAGGGTCCAACCCCTTATATAAAAGGACAAAGCAGAGGagaatttcaaacacattttccagTCCACCCAAAGGATTAATGGGGAGTTCTAGGGAGGGTGAGATGGAAGAAGAGTCCAGAACAGCCCAGAAAGTGCGTCCAGAGGACACAGGCAAATTATTTGTGGGGGTAGGAATCTCAAGAATTGCAAAAGTCAAgtgtggagagtgtgggagaggcttcagtaacaagtcaggcctcatcctacaccagaggacacacacaggggagaagccctaccTTTGCGGGGAGTGTGGGAAGGGCTTTAGCCGAAAGCCACACCTCatccgacaccagaggacacacacaggggagaagccctaccTCTGCGGGGAGTGTGGGAGgggctttagccaaaagccacaCCTCATacgacaccagaggacacacccAGGGGAGAAGCCCCAGCAATAA